The Montipora capricornis isolate CH-2021 chromosome 3, ASM3666992v2, whole genome shotgun sequence genome window below encodes:
- the LOC138041408 gene encoding uncharacterized protein, which produces MLPYLAASGHNLYVKCARLYLQSMSSLRDDHPVVYRDFVSGFHVVRRSDRLWAGLSTDLVIEQVLMRSLKTSGGLTRGRGFTEQQQLIWLLSMPACAETNRAMQELTGVKSNSGEQNKDMSKARQKRDAKDTLVILTTFADRDPFSADPNLRNIMTGVNADNAVNVDRARAIGEKILSSMTGKSATDYTFKRSSQAVTLAAKSSVRIESDTVQVDPQLLFQRLIVACNRSDDIQGLFRYELCSYPAALFDSSLTLRQPQKPVLADAIWAKLSSTATSGPEGDVQHVLDGGALLHRIPWPRGSATYQDICGLYCSYVTKKYGNAIVVFDGYDDTSTKNMTHQRRAAGKAGATVTFTENMKVTLKKDNFLTNPKNKQRFINMLSRFLKEDNCPTYHAEGDADVLIVKTAVESARERNTVLVGDDTDLLVLLCFYTSSDSFDLYFKPEPKANSRRRVWNMKKVKEQLGDDVCHDLLFLHAILGCDTTSRVHGIGKAAALKKYVNSLHFREQAKVFNSSSTVDDIVVAGENALVSLYRGKPGEKLDGMRYQQYCEKLATNSSQIQPQNLPPTSAAARHHSLRVYLQVKQWKGENEGMSLEDYGWKVTEGQVLPRMTDLPAAPESLLQMIRCNCSLDCASARCTCRKHGLECSPACGHCRGTACTNSSIQFDEDDTQDE; this is translated from the coding sequence ATGTTACCATACCTTGCTGCATCGGGTCACAACCTGTACGTCAAGTGCGCGCGATTATATCTTCAGTCAATGAGCAGTCTTCGTGATGACCATCCTGTTGTCTACCGAGATTTTGTATCGGGCTTTCATGTGGTAAGGAGGAGTGATCGTCTTTGGGCAGGATTGTCAACCGATCTAGTTATTGAGCAAGTACTGATGCGAAGCCTGAAGACAAGTGGGGGCCTAACAAGAGGAAGAGGCTTCACAGAACAGCAACAACTCATCTGGTTGTTGTCTATGCCGGCCTGTGCTGAGACAAACCGGGCAATGCAAGAGCTGACGGGCGTGAAGTCCAACTCGGGTGAGCAAAACAAGGACATGTCCAAGGCCAGACAAAAGCGGGATGCGAAGGACACACTTGTCATCCTCACAACCTTTGCAGACAGGGATCCTTTTTCAGCCGACCCTAACCTCCGAAACATCATGACGGGTGTGAACGCTGACAATGCTGTTAATGTTGATCGCGCTAGAGCTATTGGAGAGAAGATATTGTCCTCAATGACAGGGAAATCAGCGACAGATTACACGTTCAAGCGTAGTTCCCAAGCTGTTACCCTTGCTGCAAAGTCGTCTGTCAGGATTGAAAGCGACACTGTGCAGGTAGATCCACAACTACTATTTCAGCGACTTATTGTTGCCTGCAACAGGTCAGATGATATACAGGGTTTGTTTCGCTACGAACTGTGCAGTTATCCAGCGGCTTTGTTCGATTCTTCTCTGACACTGAGGCAGCCGCAAAAACCAGTTCTTGCTGATGCTATATGGGCAAAGCTGTCATCTACTGCCACTTCAGGGCCAGAAGGAGACGTTCAGCATGTATTAGATGGTGGAGCTCTACTCCATCGCATCCCGTGGCCTCGAGGGTCAGCAACCTATCAGGATATCTGTGGATTATACTGCAGCTATGTGACCAAGAAGTACGGAAACGCCATCGTCGTGTTTGATGGCTACGATGACACGTCTACAAAGAACATGACACACCAGAGGAGAGCAGCAGGGAAAGCCGGAGCAACTGTCACCTTCACAGAGAACATGAAAGTCACACTGAAGAAGGATAATTTCCTCACTAACCCTAAGAACAAGCAACGGTTCATCAACATGCTGAGTCGTTTTCTTAAGGAGGACAACTGCCCAACCTATCATGCTGAAGGCGACGCCGATGTACTGATTGTCAAGACAGCCGTAGAGTCTGCTAGAGAAAGAAATACTGTCCTTGTAGGGGATGATACTGATTTACTTGTACTGCTGTGCTTCTACACCAGTTCAGATAGCTTCGACCTGTATTTCAAGCCAGAACCAAAGGCAAACTCCAGAAGAAGAGTTTGGAACATGAAGAAAGTAAAAGAGCAGTTAGGTGATGATGTCTGTCACGACCTATTATTTCTTCACGCCATCTTGGGATGCGACACCACCTCCCGCGTCCATGGCATAGGCAAGGCGGCAGCCTTAAAGAAATATGTCAACTCGTTACACTTCAGAGAGCAAGCAAAGGTTTTTAACTCCTCTTCCACAGTCGATGATATCGTGGTAGCAGGCGAAAATGCGCTGGTATCCCTCTACAGAGGAAAACCTGGGGAGAAACTAGACGGCATGCGCTACCAACAGTACTGTGAGAAACTGGCGACCAATAGTTCTCAAATACAGCCTCAGAATCTTCCTCCGACGTCAGCAGCAGCCCGGCATCATAGCCTAAGAGTGTACCTGCAAGTGAAGCAATGGAAAGGCGAAAACGAAGGCATGTCATTAGAGGACTATGGATGGAAGGTGACGGAAGGCCAGGTACTCCCTCGGATGACTGACCTACCAGCCGCACCAGAGTCGCTTCTGCAGATGATAAGGTGTAACTGCTCGTTAGATTGTGCCAGCGCAAGATGCACCTGCCGTAAACATGGTCTAGAGTGTTCACCTGCATGTGGCCACTGCAGAGGTACGGCGTGTACAAATtcttcaatccagtttgacgaAGATGACACCCAAGATGAGTAA